The stretch of DNA ggattaaaggcataaaccatcatgcctggcctctacagaaaaattttaaaaactagccagccatggtggtgcatgcctgtggtcccagctactcaagaggctgacatGGGAAGATAGCtcgggcccaggaggtcaagctgCAGTTAGCAGTgatctctgcactccagcctgggagacagcaagaccctgtctcaaaataaaaaaaagaaagtttgcagTTTTCTCAGGCTTGCAAGCTGAGACTGCTTCTGAGCACTCCCACCAGCCCACTGCCAGCGGACAGAGGGAACCCCCAGTGACAAGGTCCAGAGAACGGCCCTAGGAGACTCAAGGAAGGACATGGCAGAATTTTACAGTGAACTGACTTTCAGGTCAAAACCACATGAATTCCTTCCTATAAAGGAATTTGGTTGAGTTAATGTCTCCATTGGCCCAGGAGACAAATGTGGCGCCATGAAAAGCACTGCAATGATCACTGGCTTCTCAGAACCTGTTCTCTCCCCCTGGAAAATGAGGCCACATCTGTGGGGTGGGGAATAGTAGACTTACTTTCACGTCCTTCTGTGAATTTTTACCACATGCACATATTCCTTTTATAATCAGCAAAAGGTGATAAAGATATTGCCATATGAAAAATAACGAGGCTACAGTCGACCAGATCATCTGGGAGTCACCCTCCAAAGATACTGCAATTCGGAGTAATTTCCTattctttatttacatattattttcttgTCATGATTTGTTATTTTACTTATATTCTCCCGGGGATTCTGACCCCAGCCACTCACCACTCCTACCTACTGGCATGATGTTGCTAGCCGAGATAGCGCACACCATCTTCCCAAATCTTCCCACTGCTCCCACTCTTGGAGGTCATGTGGTTTGGCTTGGCCCAGCCCAAGCTCTCAATTCAGCTCCAGCCCAGACCTGGGTTCACTCCTGACCTGGACACCACCCCAGATGACCTGTTCAGAAGCCAAGGAAAGAGCTTGAGTGTTGGCTCTGTGAGAGCCCAAGCCAACAAGACTCCTGGGCCCACATGAGAGCAGTCCCGGAGTTCCAGGGAGTTTGTGGCTTAACCAATCTTGAAAGAGGGAGCTATGTCCCCATACCCATGAACAACTGTCTCTCAGAATTCCAGAACTTCCTCCCTAGCAGGTGCTCATCACTTCTCATTAGGAGGTCCCAGGGGAGGATGGATGGTTAGGGGCAGCCCCTGGGTCACCCAGGCCTGAGTGAAGCCCTAGTTTTACCTCCTACCAGCCTGAAGACCTTGGGCCAGTCATTTAACTGAGCCTGGCCTTGTtccaagaattaaatgagataatgaatgctGAACCCCTGTGAACTCACAGGAGTTCACAAACAGGAGCTGATTTCATCTTCGCAGAGCCCAGGGGCTGCCCTTTAGCCAGAAGGAGCGTTTCAACTGCAATTACCACAGACCCTGTTCTGAAAGTTTCCCCCACCTTCAAAGAGTACCCTCCCTGCTTCAGGCCAGGCGAGGGGCACTGCCCGCCACTGGAGCAGTGGCCAGGTCTCTCAGCTCAGGCCCAGCGGTCTAGCCCACGACCTTGGAGGAACCTGGGAGAAAGCTTCACCAAGCGACAGTACTTTTCCACTGCACTGCTCGGCCACCTCGGCTGGCTTTGTGCTGTGCAGACCAGGCAAAGTGCGCCAGGCCGGCCCCTTCAGGAACTCACCCTAACTCCTACTCCCAGGAATGGGGGTAATGACACGCTGTGGGTGAGGGACAGCAGGAATCTTGGGGTGCGGGGGTTCCCGAATGCGCCAAGGGGAGCTTGGAGGCCAGTAGCGAGGCCAAATAAATTAGCATGAACAAAGCCCTCATGTATATTTCAGGGGATTCCTAGTATTTAACAGCCCTCTCTACCCCACCCCTCCACTAATAATGATTAAACCCGTTCCACCGCGCCTGTGCAGGGTCCCGGGCAGCGCGAGCCTGCgcggggggaggggagaagagggcaaggggaggggacAAGAGAGCTAGCGGTCCCGCCCGGTGATGTAGGCAGCTGGGGGAGGTGGAGCCGCGACGCCTGAAGGAGTCCCCACCGCAGCCGCGCTCTCGGTCTGCCCCACCGAGCAGCCGCCAGAGGCTCCGGCGACCCAAATTGCGGCGGCAGGGACGGCGGAAATCCCACTGTTTGGGCTTGGGGGGCGTCCAGCCCAGCCCACCCCCAGCCCCGGCCCCTCTCGCTTCCCAGACGGCTGGAGCCACTCCCGGGAAAAGCTGTTCCCAGCCACTCGGCCGCCGTCCGGCACCTCGGCTGCCGGCCCGGCTGGGCACCGGGCATCTGCGAAGCTTGCCCTGCCTGGCACTGGGCATCTCCGGGCACCGACTGTCTCCGGCGCTGCCCGGCTTCTGGCGACTCCAGGGCTGTGGACTTCTGCGCGCCTTCCCTCCCCCGGCCTCCTGACAGGACGCCGGTGAGCTCCCCGCGCCCCCAGCCCTTCTGGCCGCCGCCGCGATGCTGCCCTGGAGACGTAACAAATTCGTGCTGGTGGAGGACGAGGCCAAGTGCAAGGCGAAGAGCCTGAGTCCGGGGCTCACCTACACGTCGCTGCTCTCCAGCTTCCTGCGCTCCTGCCCGGACCTGCTGCCCGACTGGCCGCTGGAGCGCCTGGGCCGCGTGTTCCGCAGCCGGCGCCAGAAAGTGGAGCTCAACAAGGAGGACCCGACCTACACCGTGTGGTACCTGGGCAACGCCGTCACCCTGCACGCCAAGGGCGACGGCTGCACCGACGACGCCGTGGGCAAGATCTGGGCTCGCTGCGGGCCGGGCGGGGGCACCAAGATGAAGCTGACGCTGGGGCCGCACGGCATCCGCATGCAGCCGTGCGAGCGCGGCGCTGCCGGGGGTTCGGGGGGCCGCAGGCCGGCGCACGCCTACCTGCTGCCGCGCATCACCTACTGCACGGCGGACGGGCGCCACCCGCGCGTCTTCGCCTGGGTCTACCGCCACCAGGCGCGCCACAAGGCCGTGGTGCTGCGCTGCCACGCTGTGCTGCTGGCGCGGGCGCACAAAGCGCGCGCCCTGGCCCGCCTGCTACGCCAGACCGCGCTGGCGGCCTTCAGCGACTTCAAGCGCCTGCAGCGCCAGAGCGATGCGCGCCACGTGCGCCAGCAGCATCTCCGCGCTGGGGGCGCCGCCGCCTCGGTGCCCCGCGCCCCGCTGCGCCGCCTGCTCAATGCCAAGTGCGCCTACCGGCCGCCGCCGAGCGAGCGCAGCCGCGGGGCGCCGCGCCTTAGCAGCATCCAGGAGGAGgacgaagaggaggaggaggacgacgCGGAGGAGCGAGAGGGAGGAGCCCCCCAGCACGAGCGGCCGGAGGTGCTCAGCCTGGCCCGGGAGCTGAGGACGTGCAGCTTGCGGGGCGTCCCGGCGCCCCCACCGCCCGCTCAGCCCCGCCGCTGGAAGGCCGGCCCCAGGGAGCGGGCGGGCCAGGCGCGCTGAGAGCCTAAGGACAGGACTCGCGGCCCCAGGCCCGGCCCGCCAGACTCACAGCCTCCAACCCCGGCCCTGCCCGCTTCGGCTGCCCCGGCCCCCGGCCCGTGTCTACCCCGTGGTCTCCGTGTTGTCCTCCCCGCCGCCTCATTTTGGCTCAGGGTGATGCCTGATACACCCTTCGTTATTGGGGGGTGTTCATCTCTCCCCACACCCGGAGTTTCCCGGGCCTGCCATTGTGGACCCGCCCCCTATGCTTTACACCCAGTCTCTTTGCCCACAGACCTCCTCATTCCCTCCCAAAACATCCTCTCAAGGGAGGAAGTTTCCAGAAATCAGGAGGGTGGGTTTGGACCCTGGGCAGGGTGGAGGCAGTGACCCTGCCCTCGGTCCCTGTAGCTTTCTtccctgtggaaaaaaaaaaataaatgacccTGGAGAGGCATTCGTGTAGGGGAAGAATCTAGCGGTCTGGGAGAATTGGGGCTGGGCCAGTGGTGGGCAGAATCCACTGCCATACACACGGAGGAATTCGCAGGCCCAAGCCCCGCCTCTTTACGCCTTGGAGGACTCCTGGGACTTCACTGCTCTGCCTCTGGAAAACACTGAGACAGTCCCACCGACGTTCAAACAACAGGTTAGGTCAGGTAACAGCCCTGCACTAGGCCACTGCCCACGCCTCTGCCCAGGCACCCCCGCGGGATTCCTTGCCCGTCCCATCTCTGCAGGGGGATGTATGTGGTCCCCTCCTAGGTGCCCCGCAACCAGGACCAAGATGGGGCTTCCAAAGGAGGTAAGGAGAACCTTTGGCAGGTGCTTGGGGACACTGACTACCTAGAAAGTAGACACAGCAGAGATACTCCCAAGTCGAGGCTAGTCACAGCAGGTGGGTCCTGACAGCAGCGGATTCTCCCAGCAGGATGAGGAAGGAGGGTGTGTTAACCCAACCAAGGGAGTGGGCCCCCCGCCCTGCCCAGGTGTCTCCGCGAGACCACAAAAAGCCCAGAGATCTATGTGTCACTGATCATTGTAAATAAAGTGGACCTGCTTTTTCAGCCCTGTCACTACTCCTGTGTTGTGTTTAATGCCAGGCCTGCTGGGGGTGAAAAAATGGATTGAGGGACAGATAAGCCACAGGTGAGCCTGTGTAGTTCCCCCTGGTTACCATTAGAACCCTGAAAGTAGCTCTTCTGAGCAGCTCGAGCCAACCTCAGGATTAGGACGGGGGCTGGGGACTGCTGCCAAGAAGCTGTTCCTTAATATTGGAGGAGGAGGCAGTAACTTCTGCCTTGTCTGAAAATCACATGCGCCAGGCTCCCTGGAGGGACGTCggctgtctgcctcagcctcccagaatgtcTGTATGCCTGGGCACTCAGATGCAGGTGTCTGGAACATTTGTCAGGGAGGGAGCACTGGTTGGGGGCTTCTCATAAGCATGTATTCATATCTCTGAGAAGGTTCATGTGTATGTCAGAGCATATAGTATAGACTGTGTGTGTGCCTTCAGGGATGAGTGCAGAGCGGGTTGTAAGAGAATGGGGTGGGCAGCCCAGTTTTCTTTCAGAGGCTCTGGAGAAACCTGTCCAGACCCTGTGGCAGCGTGAGACTTCAGCTGGGTATCTTCTTTATTCCTGTGCTGAGCTGGGCACTGATCCCAGAGTTATCCAGAACCCAAAAGAGTGGCCTCTACCATTGCCAGTAATCAGAATGGTTTTGTTTCCTGCAACTGCCAGGAAATAGGACAGCACTGCCATCTCACCCTGCAGAACCCAGGCGGTGTCAGGGGCTTTGCAGGGAAAAGCTGGGGTTGACTCCGTATGTCAGGAGTAACAAGAACCCACTGAGCAAGGTCTCCCTGCATGTTCTTTGCCTCCCTCTTACACATTGCCAGGACTTTTGTTGGTGTTTCTCCCCatttgcagaaaaaaaggaagtgggaAGATGTGAGACCTAGGAAAGGACGATGGACTGCAGGGCAGCCTCTGATGTGGCTGACAACCTCAGACCTGTCTAGGAACAAGATCACGGCCTGCCCTGTTCAATCAAATTCATGCAGCAGATAGTTTCGAACTGCTAGACACTGGGAGGTCCAGGAAGCCCTCTCTTGTTCTTACATTTGCAATGAGATACATATAATTAAAGGAGCTGTTACTGTATAATAATtcacaggtcaggcacagtgtctcatgcttgtaattccagcactctgggaggttgaggcaggaggattgcttgagcccaggagtttgaggctgcagtgagctatcatcatgccactgcactccagcctgggtgatggagtgagaccctgtctctaaaataataataataatgatgagtTACAAGCCTGCTCCCAGCCTCAGCCCCTGCTCTTCCATGGTTCACCAGCAGCCTctcaacacacagacacacacacacacacacgcacacacacacagcctctcaCCTTCCCTCACTCATGCTGTGTTCTCTAGACCTGGAATTAGAAGGCCTGGGTGAGAGgactcctctctgagcctcctaTTAAACAAAGGTGAAATAGGGATAGTATCTCCTCTTACAACCTCACCTGCTGGTGTAAGTATTAAATAGAATCATGTCTGTGAAAACCCTtctgtaaataataaaatgcccAGTACATGTGAAGAACAACCACTCCAACTCCTGTCTCCCTGGTGAGAGTGGCTGTAAGTTTTGCTGACCACATCTCCACTATCATTGTGTATGATGGACTGAGGGACAGGTGAGCCACTGGTGAACCTGTATAGCTTCCGCTGCTGGGCTGCAGAGTTGGGTGTATGGGACTGCTCCAGCCACAAGGCCCCTGGTGGCATTGCTATCCAGGGGAGAGGGGGCGTCTCCTGGGCACCCACACATGCCTTTGTCTGTGCATTTACTCGACGTTCTCCCTGATCTTAGGCACAAGATAGCAAAATGAACCCTGAATCAGTGGTCAGGTTGGTCAACCCCTGTGTCTCTCCCAATGTCAGATTCCCCACctgtgaaatgaaaatggaagtggAGTggaccagtggttttcaaaccacATTCCTCCTGTCCTAGACTTTTCAGGGGTGCCCCAGGAGCTGCTGTGGGGAGTGACGGGGAGATGCAGTAGGGAGACCCCTGCCTGGCTTTAACTAGAGCAGTAGGTATTACCTGTTTGGGGGTTCTGTGATTCCATTTGAATAATGGCATTTACAGATTTTTGAAACAATTGAAATCACTGAGCAAGAGGCTCTCTAAACCTTCCCTTCCAGCCCTGAGGCTCTAAGGCCTGTTGGGCTGACTAGGTGTGAGAAGTATTACTGGAGCAGGTCAGAGATTCTCAAATGTGGTGGCAACACAGGGGCTTTTCAAGAACGACAGGCAGCCAAGGACGATGCAGAAGTGTGTCCCCAGGGAAGCCAGCAACTTGGGGTCAAGACTCTTCCTGGGACTTCCGGGACCTATCTCCATCTCTTCTGATCCTACTCCAGCAGGGGTGGACTGTGACCAATGTGACATGTGACACAGCACATAGCTCACAAAATAAAGTCAGTTGGCCAAGCCACCAGTGCCATCCTGGGCCCCACTGCTCTACTTCCACCCTACAACCCTGCCACACAGAACAGCTCGCTGCTTCCTAGACATCACCACATGTTCCCACATCAGGCCTTTGCTCACGCTGTTCTCCCtccctggaatgcccttcccttTGGCTACACATTTTCAAATCCTACCCTTTCTTCAAGGCACAGCACAAATTTCACCTCTTTGAAACTTGCCTTAACGCGTACCCCTTCTCCACTCCTGCCGAATCTGGTTGTGATCTCTCCTCTCAACCTCATACAGGTCTTGGGCTGTGCTTTCTCATGGTCCTCTTCATGTTTACCTTGGactactcttttttatttatttatttatttatctatttatttatttatttatttatttatttattttgatggagttttgctcttattgcccaggctggagtgcactggcacaatcttggctcaccacaacctccgcctcccgggttcaagtgaatctcctgcctccacgtcctaagtaactgggattacaggcaaatggcaccacgcccagctaattttgcatttttagtagagatggggtttctccatgttgggcaggctggtctcgatctcccaacctcaggtgatccgcccgccttgacctcccaaagtgctgggattacaggtgtgagccaccgcacccggcttggACTACTCTTTGTGTATGAGTGTCTAGTCTTTCATATTGATCCATCTTCATTTCCCCACCTCCTTCAGTACCTTGTCCACAGCAAGGCAGAGAGTCAGTGCTCAGTAatgatttgttgaatgaatacatgaatgaatgagccaGATGGAAGAGCCATCATAGGACAGGAAACCAAGTGGGTGGAGAAGCATTTCCTCTGCCAAGCTTCTGCCTGGAGATACTGAAGGAGAACTGTCCTCACACGCCCTGTTCAGATGGACGGCTATTCGTGGGGGAGAAGATCAGCAGCCGAAGAGATGAGGCCAGAGAAGGAAGCTGAAGCCACTGTCCCTTGGGTCTGCTCCAGGTTCTACAGCCTCAGGACTGGGCCCCCTGACTCTCTTGGCTTATCCAGCCCACAAAACACAGCTGACACTCAAAATTGTAACAGCAGCTCTTGGCAGTGGGCAACCACCCTCCAGACACACTGGCTGGGAGTTGCAGACTTGAAAAGGGTGTTGAGAGCACCGTCGTGACAGGTGCGGTTTATAATGTGACACACAGGCAGTCAAACCTGGGATTTGGCATCAGAGAGACCTGAGTGCCAACCCCAGCACTGCCACCTGATGGCTGTATAACTTTGGGCAGGTTCCTGAAGGCTTTTGGAGCCTTGGTTTTCCAACTTTGAAAatagagggccgggcacggtgactcacgcctgtaatcccagcactttgggaagccaacgtgggcagatcacctgaggtcaggagtttgagaccagcctggccaacgtggtgaaaccccgtctctactaaaaacacaaaaattagctgggaatggtgcagggcacctgtaatcccagctactcaggaagctgaggcaggagaatcaacccaagaggcggaggttgcagtgagttgagatggtgccatcgcactccagcctgggtgacaagagcgaaactctgtgtcaaaaaaaaaaaaaaaagaaagaaagaaagaaagaaagaaagaaagaaagaaagaaagaaaatagggataggtgagttatttatttttattattattatttatttatttatttatttttctgagacagagtctcgctatgtcacccaacctggagtgcagtggcacgatctcgactcactgcaagctccacctcccgggttcacaccattctcctgcctcagcctccagagtagctggcactacaggcacccaccaccacgcccggataaattttcttttctttttttttttttgtatttttagtagagacggaatttcactgtgttagccaggatgatctcaatctcctgaccttgtgatccgcctgcctcggcctcccaaagtgctgggattacaggcatgagccaccgcgcctaaccattatttatttatttttgaaagaggatctctctgttgcccaggctggagtacagtggtgcaatctcagtttactgcaacctctgcttcctgggctcaagccatcctcccacctcagcctcctgagtagctggaggtgcatgctgccaccatccaccatgtctggctaatttttatgttttgttttgtgtgtgtgtgtgtgtgtgtgtgtgtggtgtttatttttatttattttatttattttttgagacagggtttcaccctgttgcccagactggtctcgagctcctgaactcagcaatccacctacctcggcctcccaaagtactaggattacaggtgtgagccactgcacccagtctttttttttttttttaatgttaatttttaaaatttttaacatgattaagtactttttttttctgataaggtctcaggctggagtgcagtggcatgatcatggcttctttgcagccttgacctcccggaccaaagcagttctcccacctcagcctcccaagtagctgggaccacaggcgtgtaccaccaagccagccaatttttttaatCGAGTCTTCATTGTATACGGTTGTTGGGGGAATGATGTAAGGTATTACATTTGGATAATATATTTAGCACAGTGCCAGATGCACACAGTAAGTGATGGCTATTGCTCTTCTGTTTATTGTTATCATTTTATCTGGAATTCTCCTAACAGACAGCTCTAGGATGAGGAAGGAGATCAGGTGGCTAGTCATTGAGACACTAAATATGTTGTTTGTTTATGCCCAGGATGGTTATTCACCTAAAGTTCCATTCATCTCTAAACCAATAGATTGCCTTATTAACAATTTCTGTCTCATTGTTCAACCTACATAAGCCTGGTTCCTTTGACACCAGGTCAGAGATACAATATATTATACTTCTTGTATATCCTTTTTGCCTTGGCACCCAGCACAATGCGAGGCACACAGTACACATTCAgaggtgaataaatgaatgattgcaTGAAGGATTCACTGCTGCCAACAGCAGTGTGGGCACACAACCTTCCCTGCCAAGGTCTTCCAATGGCTGGGATGCCTCTTCTTTGTGACAAATGTATTTGCTTCCCTTCCTGGTTCGTTTGCCCTGAATTTCAGGTGAAGAAGAGGATGCTTTTGGCTGAGGGGAAGAACAGCAGAAAAGCATCGGGTGGCTGGCATGCAGATCTGGCAGGTCTCCAGGCCAAAACTGTTCCCTGTCACCCTTTGCTCCACTCCTGCCTGTCCTCAGAGCACATATGGGTTTTATCAGCTGATCCAGAGTGACTGATGTGCATCAGCCCTTAAAAGTCAGAAGGAGGTTGGGTGGGCAAGGATCGGAGGGGAAGCTGAAGTCCAAGCCGCCAAAGAGGAGGCCTCAGTTGGGAAGATGGGACCAATAGTCCTAGGTGCCAGGAACCCTTGACCAAAAAATCCAAAGGAGCTGGACTGTACTAGAAAGGTCAGGAAGACTCTTGTGTTTGCCTGGGCAGCGTCCATGTAATCCTCCTTTACACTGGAgactgcctcctcttcctcctaggCACACAACCAAACTCCCTGTCTAGTCCCTCCTACTTAGATGTGATCATGTGACCGAGTTCTGACCAATAGAATTGATGCATGCCACTCTCAGGCCTGGATCCTAAAAACGTGACCtacccagcctggacaacatagtgagaccccatctctacaaaaaattgtttaaaaattagccaggcatggtggcatgcatctgtagtcctagctacttgggaggcttgagcctgggagttccaggcttcagtgagctatgtttgcactgctccactccagcctcggtgacagcgcaagaccttggctcaaacaaacaacaacaacaaaaaagcatgatttttatttccctg from Rhinopithecus roxellana isolate Shanxi Qingling chromosome 12, ASM756505v1, whole genome shotgun sequence encodes:
- the FAM43B gene encoding protein FAM43B, which translates into the protein MLPWRRNKFVLVEDEAKCKAKSLSPGLTYTSLLSSFLRSCPDLLPDWPLERLGRVFRSRRQKVELNKEDPTYTVWYLGNAVTLHAKGDGCTDDAVGKIWARCGPGGGTKMKLTLGPHGIRMQPCERGAAGGSGGRRPAHAYLLPRITYCTADGRHPRVFAWVYRHQARHKAVVLRCHAVLLARAHKARALARLLRQTALAAFSDFKRLQRQSDARHVRQQHLRAGGAAASVPRAPLRRLLNAKCAYRPPPSERSRGAPRLSSIQEEDEEEEEDDAEEREGGAPQHERPEVLSLARELRTCSLRGVPAPPPPAQPRRWKAGPRERAGQAR